The Candidatus Acidiferrales bacterium genome contains the following window.
CTTCCGATTCGTCGAGAGGCTCCATGTCTATTTCGCGCGTGCGGCAGTCGATCAGCATGGCATGGCCGCGCCGGCCGCAACATGCCGCGAGCTGATCCATGATTCCACAGTGCATTCCGACGAATTCGTCTTCCGCGCGCTGGCACGCCTGTGCCAGCGCAACAGGCTCCATCTCGGCGTTAGCAATTCCTAGAAATGCGAGGCCGCATGAGACCTCGAGCGCCGCAGAAGAACTGATCCCAGCGCCCATCGCGACGTCATTCGAAATCAGCAAGTCCGCGCCGCCGATATCTCGCCCGGTTTCTGCGAGAGCCCATGCCACGCCGCGAACGTAGTTGCTCCAGTGATGCTGGCCGGGCCGAGGGTCATCGAGACCGCACTCGATTGTCTCCCTCATCTGCTCGGAATGGATTCGCAGCCGGCGGTCGCTCCGCGGCCTCGCGCATACAAAGCAATCGCGGTCAATGGCGATGGGCAATACCAGGCCTTCGTTATAATCGACGTGTTCGCCGATCAGATTTACGCGGCCGGGTGCGCGAAAGATGCGCGGGTCGCCGGCAAACATTTCCGTGAATTTCTTTGGCAATCCATCGAGGGAAGTCATCGCTGATTTCGCGTTCGCCGTCCGGCTCGAATGGCGCGCCATATCATGGCCAGACCAAATGCCAGCATCGCCGCGCCCCACCAGAGATTTATATTGACCGCGTGCGTCCATAGCTCGGAACGCGCGCTCGAAAAAATGCCGTAAATTCCTACAGCTGCACCGATTGCCGCGAAGAGCAATCCGATGGGCCAGCGAATGTCGAGCTCGGGTCCGGATTCCTTCATCGAAAGATCCAATTCAGCGCGACGACAATGATACCTACCGTCACCGCCAGCGTGGCAGGCCTGCGT
Protein-coding sequences here:
- the galK gene encoding galactokinase; the protein is MTSLDGLPKKFTEMFAGDPRIFRAPGRVNLIGEHVDYNEGLVLPIAIDRDCFVCARPRSDRRLRIHSEQMRETIECGLDDPRPGQHHWSNYVRGVAWALAETGRDIGGADLLISNDVAMGAGISSSAALEVSCGLAFLGIANAEMEPVALAQACQRAEDEFVGMHCGIMDQLAACCGRRGHAMLIDCRTREIDMEPLDESEVSVVVANTMGRHALAASSEYNRRRKECDEAVERIRAERPDVRALRDVYWEDIERMAREWPQSIRRRARHVTTEIERVRVAAQALRKRDFAALGRLITQSHKSLDEDYEVSSAELNLMVKLAGELPGFLGGRMTGAGFGGCTVNLVQTNAAADFANALAKSYKDRSGILPDVYMCHASSGAAEIT